In Elusimicrobiota bacterium, the sequence GTTATTCGGGTTGTTCACAAAATTCAGGAAACATCTATTTTTTTCAATAACAATTATTTTAACATTCGTTATTGCATTATCAGCTGCATTAGGTATCACATCTTTTTTAGATAAAATCCCTGGCTTTGAGCAGTTTCGTCTGCATCAGCGTGTTTTAGTTTTTGCTGTTTTTTCATTGTCATTATTTGCAGGAGTTATTATTAATAAATGGACAAATGTCCATTTAAAATTTTTGGTTTTTATTTTAATTCTTGCTGAATTATTTTATTTTGCTAATAAACAAAACGCTCTCTATAAGAGAAATAAATGGATATCCACACCTGCCATAGCAGATTTTCTACAAACCGACAAAAGTTTTTATCGTGTCTGGTCGGTAAATTCATATAATTTAGCCGTCTCAATGGCAAAAGGTTTTTCAAACGATTTGACACCATATTACAGCTACAGGAGTTTTTTGCAGCCGAATTCTAATATCGTCTGGAATATCCCTGCTATAGAAGGTCACGGTGCACTCCGCCCAAAAAGGTTTTACGAAATATGGGATGAAATGATGAGACATGGGATTGGTTTGGAGACATTAAAATTTATTGGGCTTGGTAATGGTAAATATGTGATAACATCCTATAACCTTCCACAGCAATTTCTCACGCTTAAAAAAGAATTTGAGTTTTATGAAGATCTACCTTCAATAAAACTTTATGAAAACAGACTTTTTTTACCTAAAACATTTTTTGTTACCAATGCAGTTGTTTTACCGCCTGACAAAATTATTGAACAAATGTTCCAAAAAGATTTTAACCCACTTAAAAAAATTATACTTGAAGAAATGCCTACTAAAAATATCTATAGCGGTCAAGGAACTGCTTTAATAAAAAAATATTCTAATAAAGAAATTGAAATAGAAACAATATCAGAAAATGGTGGATTTTTAGTGCTGACAGATACATTTTATCCAGGATGGAAGGTATTTATTGACGGACAGGAAACAAAAATTTTTAGAGCAAACTATATTTTTCGTGCTGTAGAAGTTTTACCAGGAAATCATTTCATAAAGTTTAGATACAAACCTACCAGTTTTGTAGTCGGGCAGTGGTTAACTATTTCTTCCATTTTTTGCTTGATTTTTTATTTTTTTTTGATAAAATAAGAAAATAGCCACAGAATCATACCAAAAAACACAAAAAAAGAACCTGACAGGATTTACAGGATTAAAAGACAGCCACAGAACTACACAGAATAACACTGAAAGCAAAAAAAAACTTAACTGAATATTCTGTAATTTTCTGTGAAATTCTGTGGCTAGGATAATTACAAAATATGAAATTAGAGGACCAACTTAAGAAAATAAGTCGTGGGACTGTTGAAATAATTTCGGAAGAAGAACTTATAGCAAAGTTGAAACTTAATAAACCATTACGGGTTAAATTAGGTGTTGACCCGACCTCGCCAGATATTCATCTTGGGCATACCGTTGTTATTGAAAAACTGAAAATATTTCAGGAATTAGGACATAAAGTTGTTTTTATTATTGGTGATTTTACTGCTCGTATAGGTGACCCATCTGGCAGAAGTGAAACCCGACCTATGCTTGGTGAAAAAGAAATTTTAGAAAATGCAAAAACATATCAACAACAGGTTTTCAAGATTCTGGATAGAGAAAAAACCGAAGTTAGATTCAACAGCCATTGGCTTTATTCTTTAGGACTTGATGGACTTTTGGAACTGGCAAAACATTCTACTGTTGCCCAGATGCTTGCACGGGCAGATTTTAGCGAAAGATATAAAGCAGGAAAAGATATAACAATACTTGAATTCCTTTACCCGTTATTGACTGGCTATGATTCTGTAAGTGTAAATTCTGACATTGAACTTGGCGGCACCGACCAGAAATTTAATCTTCTGATAGCACGCGAGATTCAAAAGGACTATGGACAGACACCGCAGGTTATTATAACTATGCCACTTTTAGAGGGAACCGATGGTGTGCAAAAAATGTCAAAATCATACAATAATTATATCGGTATATGCGAACCCCCATCAGAAATTTTTGGCAAAATAATGTCAATAACAGATGACCTTATGTATAAGTATTTTGAACTTTTGACACAAGAGAATTTAGACGAGCTAAAAAAGAATCATCCAAAAGAGATGAAACAGAAACTTGCCAAAATTATAGTTGCTAAATTTTATTCTAAAGAGATTGCTGAAAACTGTGAAGAAGAATTTAATAAAATTTTTGCTTCCAAAGAATTACCGTCTGAAATAGAAGAGTATGTCATCTCACAAAAAGAAATAAAAGTTTCGGAACTTCTTGTTAATGCTGGTCTTTCCTCAAGTAAAAAGGAATCAGAACGGTTAATCAAGCAGGGTGGTGTCAAGATAAATGAAGAAAAGATCCAACTGGACAAAATTATAAAAATAGACAGTGAAATTCTAATTCAAGTTGGGAAACGTAAATTCAAAAAAATTAAGAAGCAATAAATTTATGACTGAAAAAGAATTTTTCAATAAAGTTTCTAACAGTAAAACAGATTTTCTACAGGAGTTTATCAATCTACTTAAAAAAGAAAAAGTTACTTTTTGTGTTATTGGCGGTCTTGGAGTCAACGCATATACCGAACCCGTCGTTACTATGGATTGCGATTTGGTAATTGCACCAAGCAGTGTTAATAAAATTATTCCTGAAATAAAAAGACATTGGGAAATTAAAAAGTTCAAACATAGTGTATATGTATATTCCAAAAAATCGGATTTACGGATACAATTGCAAACAGCCCCTGAACTACAAAAATGTTTGAAGAATGCTACAGAAAAAAACGTTCTCGGATATAAACTTCCCGTTGCTTCAATAGAGGATATATTTGAAAGTAAAATTGCATCAGCACTGGAACCTGAAAGACGAGAAAGCAAACGTAGAAAAGACCAATCAGATATATTAAGGATGATAGAAGTTAAAAAAAGGTTGCTCCAATTGTTTCCTGACGAGTTAAAAAAAGAGTTATACCCTAAAGAACAAAAATAAAAAAAACAATTATTTGAATTTGAAAAAAAGTTTCAGTAACTTTCATTCAAATTGTTGAGAAAGAATATATGTTTTGTCCAAAATGTAAAGCAGAATACAGGGAAGGATATACTATATGTTCCGATTGCAAAATTCCTTTGGTTAAGGAATTACATCCTGAATCTAAACCAGAATATAGAAAATTATATGAAGTATTTTCTACAAACAATATTAATGAAGCAGAATTCGTCAAATCAGTATTTGTAGCAAATAATATTGATTGTTTTATACAAAATACATATACTGCTTCAGTTATTTCTGAAAATTTAGCAATACCAATAAAATTAATGGTGGAGAAAAAAAACGAAGAGCAAGCGAAAGATATCGTTGTTCAATATTATAAAGACAAAAAAG encodes:
- a CDS encoding DUF2007 domain-containing protein, which encodes MFCPKCKAEYREGYTICSDCKIPLVKELHPESKPEYRKLYEVFSTNNINEAEFVKSVFVANNIDCFIQNTYTASVISENLAIPIKLMVEKKNEEQAKDIVVQYYKDKKVGK
- the tyrS gene encoding tyrosine--tRNA ligase — translated: MKLEDQLKKISRGTVEIISEEELIAKLKLNKPLRVKLGVDPTSPDIHLGHTVVIEKLKIFQELGHKVVFIIGDFTARIGDPSGRSETRPMLGEKEILENAKTYQQQVFKILDREKTEVRFNSHWLYSLGLDGLLELAKHSTVAQMLARADFSERYKAGKDITILEFLYPLLTGYDSVSVNSDIELGGTDQKFNLLIAREIQKDYGQTPQVIITMPLLEGTDGVQKMSKSYNNYIGICEPPSEIFGKIMSITDDLMYKYFELLTQENLDELKKNHPKEMKQKLAKIIVAKFYSKEIAENCEEEFNKIFASKELPSEIEEYVISQKEIKVSELLVNAGLSSSKKESERLIKQGGVKINEEKIQLDKIIKIDSEILIQVGKRKFKKIKKQ
- a CDS encoding YfhO family protein; this translates as MKKNFSVLLIFGIFAFLFLPEVFIMSSLPITPGLGGSDITDLNFPYRHLLAKSLKNFEIPLWSDLIWCGYPLHAEGQGGFFYPLNLLIFLIFQSDIGFNLSIILNFILCGFFSFLFFNEFGLKKQTAVFSAVIFSFSGFFFCHIQHLNMLNSVIWFPLIFYFIEKFLKSNDYKNAVYVGISSGVQILAGFPQFAYYTLIFSVLYFVCRPNRCSVYGANKCSQRTFVRLIVAFLIFVIVGLSVSAVQWLSTFELVNFTARKIGFAKDPARWWWAYNFSDLVTWIFPFKFGLPFDNSFNKPHSIFIENSFYIGKIALIIGLFGLFTKFRKHLFFSITIILTFVIALSAALGITSFLDKIPGFEQFRLHQRVLVFAVFSLSLFAGVIINKWTNVHLKFLVFILILAELFYFANKQNALYKRNKWISTPAIADFLQTDKSFYRVWSVNSYNLAVSMAKGFSNDLTPYYSYRSFLQPNSNIVWNIPAIEGHGALRPKRFYEIWDEMMRHGIGLETLKFIGLGNGKYVITSYNLPQQFLTLKKEFEFYEDLPSIKLYENRLFLPKTFFVTNAVVLPPDKIIEQMFQKDFNPLKKIILEEMPTKNIYSGQGTALIKKYSNKEIEIETISENGGFLVLTDTFYPGWKVFIDGQETKIFRANYIFRAVEVLPGNHFIKFRYKPTSFVVGQWLTISSIFCLIFYFFLIK